One Ricinus communis isolate WT05 ecotype wild-type chromosome 2, ASM1957865v1, whole genome shotgun sequence DNA segment encodes these proteins:
- the LOC8272400 gene encoding SAGA-associated factor 11 — protein sequence MSVPNEDNMSPHTQLSSHFFGDLLDSIIVDVASECHRIVKLGLDRNLEEEEEELRLSTQARVRVADPSISGETNSKYVVDIFGQSHPPVANEIFDCMNCGRSIMAGRFAPHLEKCMGKGRKARLKATRSSTAAQNRHSRGSPVSTYSPYSNSSSANRLSNGTPNLAGEEYSNGTLDES from the exons ATGTCAGTGCCAAACGAGGATAACATGTCTCCTCATACTCAG CTATCGTCGCATTTCTTTGGGGACCTACTTGATTCCATAATTGTTGATGTTGCCTCTGAATGTCACCGGATAGTGAAGTTGGGACTTGATCGCAActtagaggaagaggaagaagaattGAGGTTGTCAACACAAGCTCGTGTTAGGGTTGCTGATCCTAGTATTAGTGGTGAAACAAATAGCAAGTATGTGGTGGACATATTTGGGCAAAGCCATCCACCTGTTGCaaatgaaatatttgattGCATGAATTGTGGGCGATCAATAATGGCTGGAAGATTTGCTCCTCATTTGGAAAAGTGCATGGGAAAG GGAAGGAAGGCTCGTCTTAAGGCAACTAGAAGTAGCACAGCTGCGCAGAACCGGCACTCACGAGGCAGTCCTGTCTCCACATATTCTCCTTATTCAAATTCCAGCAGTGCAAACCGGTTATCAAATGGAACACCCAATCTTGCAGGTGAAGAATATTCAAATGGCACTTTGGATGAGTCATGA
- the LOC125369289 gene encoding uncharacterized protein LOC125369289, translated as MVDNAAGGAMLERTPDEVDNIFKMLGANSQQKSVRTKRVEVNEVVASSEMTIQLVELIKGNMYDQTNLMNSYQPMHPMNDPYSNTYNTGTLENDGLVQSNEESIHKEEKVEPNLRLKEKEKEAFYEPEFYKAAQPYRPPIPFLNQPKESKKDEFFFERISQFMQKKFEELNTNRRRYANNKKVQIASVMLQHQLPLKMKDPGSFTINITTGDKKHTKAMLDLGASINLIPYLMYERLGLGELKPTTMSLQFADRSIKYPRGIVKDLLVQVGKLIIHVDFVVLDMENTPIRDKEQTILIGRPFMVTTRTVIDVHDEKFTMTVLGETVEFKMFDSLTLSPKFTIDKCSYNYLDSLIYEQLYDAILFLIDKSFRDTLDVRIKSIKPYLKGIAYDEEVECADERPP; from the exons ATGGTTGATAATGCAGCTGGAGGTGCTATGTTAGAAAGGACACCTGATGAGGTTGATAACATCTTTAAGATGTTAGGAGCCAATTCTCAACAAAAGAGTGTGAGGACAAAGAGAGTAGAAGTAAATGAAGTAGTAGCTAGTAGTGAGATGACAATACAATTGGTTGAATTGATTAA AGGAAATATGTATGACCAAACAAATTTGATGAATTCTTACCAACCCATGCATCCTATGAATGACCCTTATTCCAACACATATAATACAG GTACACTTGAAAATGATGGATTAGTGCAAAGCAATGAGGAAAGCATACACAAGGAAGAAAAAGTAGAGCCTAATCTTAGGCttaaggagaaagaaaaggaagcatTTTATGAACCTGAATTTTATAAGGCAGCTCAGCCTTATAGACCCCCTATTCCTTTTCTAAACCAACCCAAAGAGAGcaaaaaagatgaatttttttttgaaa GAATAAGCCAGTTTAtgcaaaaaaaatttgaagagTTGAACACCAACAGAAGGCGATATGCGAACAACAAAAAAGTACAAATAGCAAGTGTAATGCTTCAACATCAATTGCCCCTTAAGATGAAGGATCCTGGTAGCTTCACTATTAATATTACAACAGGTGATAAAAAGCATACAAAAGCCATGTTAGATTTAGGAGCAAGCATCAACTTGATACCTTATTTGATGTATGAACGACTTGGCTTGGGAGAGTTGAAGCCTACTACTATGTCTCTACAATTTGCTGATAGATCGATAAAATATCCTAGAGGTATAGTGAAAGACTTGCTAGTACAAGTAGGTAAGTTAATAATTCATGTTGATTTTGTAGTGCTTGACATGGAAAACACACCAATAAGGGATAAAGAGCAAACTATACTCATTGGTAGACCTTTCATGGTAACTACTAGAACTGTGATTGATGTGCATGATGAAAAATTTACCATGACAGTTTTAGGAGAAACTGTGGAATTTAAAatgtttgattctctaactttATCTCCTAAATTTACTATTGATAAgtgttcatataattatttagattctcTTATTTATGAACAATTATATGATGCTATTCTATTCTTAATTGACAAGAGCTTTCGTGATACTTTAGATGTTCGCATTAAAAGCATAAAGCCATATTTGAAAGGAATAGCTTATGACGAAGAGGTGGAGTGCGCGGATGAACGCCCACCATGA
- the LOC8272399 gene encoding BAG family molecular chaperone regulator 4 has protein sequence MKKSPSKGLEASVLNCRQIDWELRPGGMLVQKREVGDGSSGPMIKIKVSHGSYHYEVTVPAQSTFGDLKKVLVHEAGLEAEEQRLLFRGKEKEDNECLHMEGVKDLSKVILLEDPACKERKLEEMKKNEAILKACEAVARVRAEVDKLSQKVVTLETTVSSGTLVAEKEFIVLTELLMVQLLKLDMIEADGEAKVQRRIEVRRVQSFVDALDKLKARNSNTLSNSSNEVSVTAKWETFDSGVGSVSTPVSIQSATKVTQDWELFD, from the exons ATGAAAAAATCACCTTCAAAAGGTCTAGAAGCCAGTGTATTAAATTGTAGGCAGATAGATTGGGAACTTAGGCCTGGCGGCATGCTTGTTCAAAAGAGAGAGGTCGGGGATGGCTCTTCTGGACCCATGATCAAGATCAAGGTCTCTCATGGTTCCTATCACTATGAAGTCACTGTCCCTGCTCAATCCACTTTcg GCGATTTGAAGAAGGTACTTGTCCATGAGGCGGGTCTGGAGGCTGAGGAGCAGAGACTGTTATTTAGAGGAAAGGAAAAGGAGGACAATGAATGTTTGCACATGGAAGGTGTAAAAGACTTGTCAAAGGTCATACTTCTAGAGGACCCAGCTTGTAAAGAGAGGAAGCTTGAGGAgatgaagaaaaatgaagCAATATTAAAAGCCTGCGAAGCAGTTGCCAGAGTGAGGGCAGAGGTTGATAAGCTTTCACAGAAG GTTGTTACATTGGAGACAACTGTTAGCAGTGGCACTCTAGTTGcggaaaaagaatttattgtcttgacagaactgctaatGGTGCAGTTGCTCAAATTGGATATGATCGAAGCTGATGGAGAAGCAAAAGTACAGAGGCGGATTGAG GTCCGCCGTGTCCAGAGCTTTGTAGATGCACTCGACAAACTAAAGGCTAGAAACTCCAACACATTGAGCAATAGTAGCAATGAAGTGTCAGTGACTGCCAAATGGGAGACATTCGATTCTGGAGTAGGAAGCGTCAGTACCCCAGTCTCAATACAATCTGCAACTAAAGTAACTCAGGACTGGGAGCTGTTTGACTAG